GACGATCAGTACGGGTAAGGCGATGGAATCAAGTCAACCGTGCCAACCGGAACCGATGGATACGGAAacgtcgtcaccaccaccgcagccgccaccaccaccaccaccaccacgtgtaACGGTGGCCCCATCGAAGCATCCCCGAAAGGCAGCGCTCCTTTCGTCAAGTGTTGCCCTAGCCACGCAACAACCACCATTGACGAATGGTGGGGGCGCAGGTTCGCGGCAATCGCCATCACCTCCATCGCCgcaaccacctccaccaccagcaccacaaccaccaacaagtGCCAGCAATGTACCTGCATCatcgatgacaacgacgacgacgaacgccaaaccaccaccagcggcggaGGTCAATCGGTCCGTCTCCCCCAGAGAGCACTCGGCGACAGAGGATGAGCCGGTGGAGAAGACAGCAAGCGTGCCATCCCTGGCTTCGAGCGCTGATGCGCCGACGCGTCCATCGAGTCCATCTCCCAAACCCACATCCCGgccagcatcagtagcatctCCTCACGAAAGCGCTGAATTGATGGATCCTgaggaggaagacgaagacgatgagcAGCGGTCGGTGGGCGCGGAAGTGAAATCCGAACGGCTTAGGACGAGTACTTCCGTTGTTAAGGCAGCATCTATCGGTATtacaggcagcagcaccaccaccacaagcaacagcagcagcagcagcagcagcaacaaatcgGTTAAGACGTCGGcgagtaccagcagcagcagcagcaaccaagaaAATGATTTCCCAAATCGCGCCAATGGCGGGGACAATGGcagtgacagcaacagcagcagcagcagcaccagtagcaacgACGGCAACCGCGGTTCCGGTAACTGATAGTTCCGCAGTCGCTTCTCGCTGACCTACTGCCCGAGGCGTGACAACCATTCGCCGTAGATGCGCGGTGCTCATCCTCCCGTGCTGGCGGCGAGCTTATGGCCGTGATATTTTGTGTTATTCCCAATCCCCGAAGACTTACCTCGACCACGACGGTAAAGGAAGTAATTGCTCTGTCGAAAGCGCAGTTGCGGACTTTTGGGGTGCGTTTCGTTCTCAACCGGCGGATCGCGATGATTGGTATTAGGTTTCTGTCCCACCTAAATTATTTTAACTTTAGTAGCGTTGTGACGGCAATGGCAGTGGTCAGTTCAATAGGGGGCGTCAAAGGGTCATTAAAGGGGCCAGGAGAAGAACGGTGATGGTTGATTGCGCGTAGCTGCAGCTGCCTGCCCACGCGGCAAACCACGAACAACGAAGTCAAACACGTCAAAGGGACGATTAAAAGCGTTTACCAATGATCACTTAAGAGAGAAACCAAGCGTATAGGACAAACCGGCACTGCATATGGATAGAGTAGTGCCGAATAGCATAAACCGTTGCTATGCTCtaggcagccagccggctgcCCCCTTGTTGTACGGTACTAGCCATGGCCAAAGGTAGCTCCACTCCACCTATAGCTGCATTGCGGTTGTCAGTCTCTTGAGTCGAATAGTAAAATgtgagtttttctttcgtGAAAATAACCACTAAGTGGTTTTAGTTTATGATGCAAAGAAATCGCATAAAGCACGAAGCCGCCGGACAGGCAGAGAGCGAATTGTGTAGCGAAGTAGAGACAACAGCAGTAAACAGGTGGGTCTGGTCGCCACAAAAGATGCGTAGCAAGTAAGAGTAGCTAGAGTAAGTAACTAAGCAAGTTGATAAGTCGCGACATCTATTAGATGGAAGCAACGTATTGTACGCTAGCCGTAAGCGACAGGTAGCGACTACAGTAAGGCTTTagtttttaaattgttttaaaaaaaacaagcatttTCTGCTTCGCCTAAAACGATCAACATTGCGCTAGTAGAGAGCACACGATGAAACAGTGTCGAATTCAGacagcgaaacgaagaattcACAAGAAGCACATGACATCCTGCCCTTGTTCGCCATGTAAAAAGAGTCCGCCCGTTATATCTAGCAGCATTCGAATTCAAAAACTGACTGGACTGAGCGGCGTATGCTTCATTCAATGTTTCAATAGCCAGATGTTTTTTCCTTGCTCTGTTTGATTTTGCTCTCAATTTTCTATCATACATTTTCCAGttcatgttttctttttttgttagatttccACTTCTCTTGTTTTCTCATATTTTCGAGTTCATATAACTTCTTTCCATATTTGATATTCATCTTTTCTCACTTTTTCATAGTAAAGCCAACACCCCCGATTGGCCCCATACGTGTGCCCATTTCATAGCTCTTAGCTGCTTTGATTCAACGATTTAAATCGGAAAGCGAAGTGTaaaggttgtttttttctggtgcTTGTCTGGTGTGTTCGATGAATCGCTTAAAACATAACGCTTAAATAACTCCTCGATGGGGTATCTCTGTCGAAGTGGTCGGCCCGGGTCCCGACGTGTGTCCTTACATTTATCACTTACTGAAGGGGAAACGGAATATATCGCCCCCCCTATTACTTTTAGTTATATTTATTAGCCTTTGTGCCCGCTCGTGTCCGGttactgtgtgcgtgtttccTTAATTTatccatccttttttttgctgcaagcATTaaatttttctgtttctctaaGTTTGTGGAAAGATTTTCGATAATTTATACAACTTTActgcttccgtttcggttcAGATTCTAGTGTTTCTCAATTCACGATTCGTGTAGAGCAAAGAGGGGATAAAATTCCTTAAACGGAGCTAAAAGCTTTAGTTGATTACTTTCTCGTTTTGAACCATGCCCGTTACCCAAATCATAACGTCTCTGGCGACCACAAACCCTGACTATTAGAGTAATCGTTTACAAAGTATCGAAAATAGTGCAGAGGACGGATCAAGGTAGATTACTGTCATTACGGACGGGCCAAAGGAGTACGCGACGTAGCTTAGCATCACCACCTTCGAAGGTTCTGTAGATCGGTtctttacacacacaaaaaaaatgctttggaacaaccaaacaaattgcaatattttcgtcgtcgtgacTGGACGGCGGCCAATCTTGTTCGACCGTTACTgccatttgaaaaaaaaaagcaacaacaatgtaAGAATAGCTGCCATTCTTAgacgtttttgtgttttgtgttagCGTAATATGCAACAAATGCACGGCAATCGTCAGCTGGAGGGTTTCCCATGTTTTCAAGCTTCACTTAAGTTCGTCAAATATTTAGAGCAATCGAAATACTAAAGCAAAAACCACACAATGCAAAACATTAATTCGTCGTACCGCCTTAAGCTGGCTGGCCGATGCCAGCCTTCAGTGACAAATGCACACGGTTCAATACAATCATTTCTAGCGATGTGCCACTTCACATAGATGAGGTTTTTTAAgtgtttcttttcgttcgtttggtagccctttcgattttcggtttcgggaaCAAGATAAATATGGGAGCATATTAGGGAAGGTTCTTCTGAACATGGTGGCACAAACAACATTCGGTGGTTTCAGCTTTCACTCGGTAGCGCTGAAGAGTGTGATGAAgatctgcttctctctctccctctctcgctagGTTATAAGAGGTTGCATTATGCAAACGAAGCAAGTATTTGCACAGGGCTACAGCGTAGGGCATCAGAAAACAAGCAATTTAGTCACATAAGTCCGCGGATTTCAGTAAATTAAAGCGTAAATTTCAAAACTTCATACAATTACACATACTGGTGACTAGTGGCAGTCTTTGCCGAGATAGCACACGATACCACATGATACCAaccacataaacacacacacacacacacacacacacacacacacacacacacagatacatgCAAATACATACTGAACACACTCAATCATCCCTTCATCCTTTTATGAAgatatataaaaatatataaataaatatatacataACCATAGATACATGTACGAACACCATCGTTAAGATTCACTTTCTAGACTCCTGATTGCGAAACGAAGTACAAATTAGAATGTATGCTTTAACAACTCATAGGAAGAAAACGGTAGCTTTCACTACCCATAGAcacgagacacacaaacacacaaacacacacacatacaagctcTATATTAAATAAACGATAGCCAATTCATGATAAGATGGTTCACAAATTGACCGCACTAATGCGATCCAGGTGCTGCGACTGACCTGTTGACTAGTGAGATTTTATTGTTGCTTTAAAAAGCGTCCAAACCACTTTGCAACTGTTGATCACATTTGGCCACGTTGGAATATCGTATTCCAAGCatgccttttttgttgttgctaagTTCCACATCGATATCATCGATGTCGGTCAAGCGCCATAATTTCAAGtctatctttttcttttttgataACTTTTTCGAGTCAAAACTATTGTCACAAGCCTAAATACGAGATGGTCCTTGCAGAAAAGAGTAATCGACTAATTGATGTTATCTTAATCTAAATGAACGCGCTTTCAGTCGTACAGCTTTTTTTAAAAGAACAATTTACCATACCGCAGATAACTCGTTAATGCCATCTTCCTGCTTGCTGCTCTAGAGGCCATAAGCAGGAACCATGATTCATTCACACGAATCGCACACGAATTTAGTAGTAAAGCGTCAAATTAGTAGCGTGTCTCATGCGACCTTGCGCCTCCCTACAAACGGATGCGCAACGGATTGGTTTCTATCTTTTCTCTAttctttttattcctttttcggCAATCTAATCAGTCTGCAGACGCTGATGCAGCTGATTGTTCGTGCTGTACTACTTTTTGCACTCTACCAGTTCGCGGTTTGTTTGAAAGCTTAAAGATAGAGAAAAACTAGTTGAAGGTTCGACGATGGTCAAGTGCAGCATATTGATAGTAGCCAAAATAGGATGTGTTCGATTGTTCTGAACAAAGTAAGacaaacacataaacaccGTTGCAGCTCTATAGAACATTTTTAATCCaattgaaaaaagcaaaacatacaacaaaaaaaacgaaaaaaaaacacaagaaagcACACTGGCGATTGAGGAAAAGAACTGTAAAAATAATGTTGATAAGAGAGATAATTTCGCCCACTAAACAATTAACGAAACTAGTATCCATGGGACATATTGGCGATTTCGATCGCAAATAGCGGTACCGGCAGTTTGATCGACAAGGAGCAAAAAGTCCCATTCTGAAGAAACAATtcgctgaaaaaaaaaaacaaaaccgtggCGATAAGAAAATCGAAAGAGCGCAACCAAACGAAGCTACGACACTGTGTACAAAGCCTCTGTTTCAATCTGCGGTGGCAACGTGTAGAACTGGagaaacggcaaacggcagcCGCGCGTATTAGTCCGCCACCATGGCGAATCCGGCCAGAATAATAGTGTAAACCAAATCCTGTGGAGTGTAGCAACCCGTTCGCCTAGTGGTTCGAACGAAACACCCAAACTGAGAGTTGACTGATCAAACTACTGTAATCAAACGGAACGGGAAGCGCATTAGAAAGCGTATGTCCGGTTCAGTTCCCACtacctgcaccagcaccaagagACACGAAGCGCCGTGGCATAGGTGAGCTCTCGACACAGGGCTAGTAGCTTCAACGTAacgtttaattttgttttggctgtgctttttgaaaattaaaaatggaaaacaatgggaaaaagtaaaaattaCTCACATGAACTATCGTTTAACGGGCATCGAATGGGAGCGAGCGATGACGCGCGCACGCGATCCTTTACGTTAGGTTAAAGAATCTTAAGTCTTTTCGAACGATTGACACAATCGAGTTATGTAGTCCTGCGGTGCGCATCCTGGATCCGTACCATGTAAAGAGAAACGTATATAtccttctttggtttttttttaagttcaTGTTGTAAACATCTAGGCTAAGGGACGAATAAGAGTAATTACATTTAGTCCTGTTCTGGGTTCGGTAGGATCACTCGGTTAGGTTGCTGAAGACGCCGTGTAGTTCTAGGTTTCCCCTTCTATTCTTTTTTCATAAATCGGTAGTAGGCAGCCTTCTCGGTGTAGGTTTAGGTGCGGTTTGAATCAACCGCTGGAATCTCTGGCTTCGTGGACGTACCTGGACGTGTCTGTACAGTAAGATTCTAGCCCTATATCGAGTGCAGTACAAGTGTGCCGCATTTTCGAAGTAGAAACCGGGCGAGGCCAGCTACTGCATCGTGGCGCGTGGCGGGTTACGCTAAGAATTACCGTGCTCCACCACTTCCGCGGGGATTATTTATTAATAAACATTCTTTTTTGTGTATAGATTTGCCATTTACATGTTATTTAGTAGCTACGGTCATAGTTTAGAGAGAACAACGGAAAGTCACAAAAGAAAAGCGTGGTACGAGCATGCGCTAAACAAGCGTGCTAAACCTCCCCCCTCTATTGTTAAGTCGAAGACGAGtcagcaaaagcgaaaaaagaacAATACAATTTGATGAGTAGTACGGTGGGGGGCGCCAACGCCGCCAACCCAACGAACgtgtgaacgaacgaatcctAGCTCATCGCCTATCGCTGCGAAACGCGCGGCAATGAAGCTGAACTAAGAGTTacgagaaaaaaatggaaaacaaacaaaacatggcCGAAAGCGAGGGTTCTTAGCGTTtccgaaattgaaaatttcacCTCCACAACACACAGATGCCACGGGCATCATAGTAGGCAACACTGACACAAAATTCGAACAAAAACGTAAGGCTGAAGGctgaaaaacaagaaatacTATTAATGCTCTTTACACTTTTTACTGCCCGAACAAATGGCGAAAATGGCGAACTAAACGTACATGGAAATGGTGAAACAATTGTCGAAACCGCGCGTACCGGAACTTCACAATGTACAGATGATCAGTACACGGAAAGGACGTAATACACTACGTAAAATAtataaacaaacacacattcactcacacacacacagcatggaACCGATAGTAGCAATAGACTAATCGACGAACAATTATAACTGAAAGTAAATAGCAAAATTACGGCAAGCGCCTACCGTTCTTACCATCCCTTGCCGCTCTTACTCTGGGCCCATGGCTGGGAGATGTACAAGTTTCTATaaccaaaagagagaaagagagaaaaaaagaaaagaaatggccGAGGATGGGTTTCAACGGTTGATCGTGAAAAGCGTTTTGTCAAATATGCACCACTTTCAACCACTACGTAGcagattgttttgttgttcttttattgttttgtttcctaaGCCAAACACTTGATTACCGCTGAATGATATCCTGGAACCATTATAATAGACAAATGAGAACTCACTATCACACGGATGTAAAATAATAACACAGTATAAGAAAATCACCCCCACACAGGCAACAATGGTAAAAACCGGTGTATGGACATGATATAGAAACTGGTAGCCCACCAGTgaatggtgaaggtgaaaatcaaaactaaacacacatacacacacagacagctgTAATATTACAAAGAATAGATTAATTCAATAGACAAACAGCAAGGGATGCACAACCCTCTGAAACGTAGAAACTGCAGTCGCATTACAACCGTGTACCCCAAAATCTCTCTGAATGGGAaataaaaattgttaaaaagtGCAGAATCGAAgagatgaaaaaacaaaataaaaacaacagtAAACAAAAGCAGCAATCGACGGAGTAAGAGTAACGAAAGCAGCATTCAACCAACAAAGAAATatattagaagaaaaaaaaattgctgatgagaaacacacaaacacgtttAATAGGATGAgcgcaaaacagcagcagctagcaaaTAAACATGGCGCGAAGGGAACGAGCGAAGAAAACCGAGCTGCGGTGGTGAAGCAACTTTACTGAAATTATTCTAGATACTGAAAGTAATTTAAAACCAgagaaataaaattataaaataattaaatcaaacCCGTTGGGCCACTGACGCGACAGTACATGGAAAGAAACGTCTGGTGTTGTTTGGtgataaaaagcaaaaccaattcACGGGAGCTGCGGGATCTGCATCTAGTGTGCCGCCGAGTTTACGAGATGTCGCCCGGAGCAACATTGGCCGGGAATGTAGGTCGATCAATAAGTGGTTTCCAGTAAAACCCAAACAGATTTGCGAGGCAAGCAAAAAGGGGGAGCTGGAACAGCAATTCCTTCGTCGTAAGAGTCCTGCACGGAGCACGGCACACGGTGACATCCACCTTGGTTGGCCTTTCTATACAAAATGTAGGTCATTTGCCCGTGCCCCACATGATTCTCGCAATGACACTGCCACCGAGCTGCATCCTCGGGAATGAAAACCGAACAGTCGGCAAAGCTTCTGCCGTTTGTTTGATCTGAAGGTCTGCTGGCTAGCGTCGCGTATCTTCTTCCAGTGGAGCGTCGCGTATCTTCACCAGATGCCGTTGGCACTTGCATTGTGAGGCACCCGTTGAGCACCCACAGGAGCACACGTGGACTAGCGTATTCTATCCCTTCTCGAGACGCGCACACCACAGATCAAAGCCCATCGCGTCGAgagttttgtcatttttttgtCCTTCAAATTTGCTGAGAGTGCAACTTTGTCCCGGGTGATGATTCTCTGCTGCTTCGTCAGCTTTTCAGCCCCCCCTCCATggtggaaagaggaagaaatgaTGACGCTTTCCGCTGGTCCCCCACAATGTCGCTGAGTGCATTGGCCCAGTGCAGGATATTGTCTTGTCTCGCCGTCACTAAAAGACGACTCGTTCTTTTGTCTTGAGCACCCTCTTTCGACGCTTTTGCAAGGCTCCCAGCTTGAGTCGTCTGACGACGGGTTTACTAACGATGCTGTGCTCATCTTGAAGCCAGCATTAAATGCTggtgaataattaaaaatccatttcccTACTTCCGTGCGCACACTCTCGGTGTGCTCGCCCGTCGTTGCATCGCTGATGAATGCAGCTAGAACTGGGAGGCGGGAGCGTGTGGGGTTCTGCACTGCTGACTGCAGGTGTGGGCCGTGATAAGTGAATTGTCAACATTGTAGTCGGCATTCTGCAAACGATTTCATTATTTATCTCGCGCGAAACAGAATGGCTTTTAAGCAGGGATACGGTGTGTTCTACATCGAGTTAATCAAAATCGAGCAATTCTGAAAGCACTACGCTGTTGTACGATACTGAATCTTCGTCTGAATGAAGTCTGAAACTATTATTAACGTTACTAAGGGCCTAAGGTTTAGAAAAGCCCCCCTTCCTTTAAAGTGCCTTTCGAGGTGCGGTTCTATTGTCCTTCCTCGCAGCGTCGCCAGTTATAGACGAGTTGACACCAAACGCTTGATTCGCTTTTATTCATTTACCATTTTTAATAATACACAGGGACATGCTTAGCTAAAGATAGATGCTTGGATTCCATTTTCTACTCTTCTGCTCTCTacgttctctcgttctcttcccATTTTTTTGGCTTCCTCTCCTTCGTTTAATCTACTCATGTATACTTAAGCACAATAGCAGCGCTGTTACTATTTCATAAAACTAATAAGTAATCTCCTGCAGCATAGCAAAGCACATCATCCTCTTTCCTTCTTACTAGTATTCTCAGGTGTAGCAGCTCATACACAAACAGCATTACGTTGATAGGTAGCAGTTcggaagtgtttttttttttaggggaTAATGCTCTCTCCTTAACGTCTGATGCTTTCCAGAACAACCGTTCACTTGACTGGCTCAAGATCATCGACCACTTCGTCCGACGAGATCCGGTGTGGTCCCGGACCCTTGACACGATTCGACACCTCGGTGAAGCTACCCTTGATCTCATCCAGCGCCTTACCGAGACCGATCTTGATCTGATTGAACTCCTGCGTCACCATCGACAGGCGGCCAAGCAGATAGTTCAGGTTGGAGTCCACCTCCGTCATGCGATTGGTGATGAGCGAAACCTACAATGAAGCGGATAGAACTCAGGTCAGTCACTAGGAAGATGATATTGCCCGCTTCTACACCACCACTAACGAATACTTTACCTTTCCTTCCATGCTATCCATCGTGTTGAGCGTACCGTTGACGTACGTTTCCGTCTGCTCCTGGAGTCGATCGAGGGCCTGCTTGCTGGACGAAATCTCCTGGTACATGATGCCGATCTGGCGCCACACCTGGCTGATCTCCGTTTCGATCTTCGAGCTCAGATTGGTCAACGCTCCGTTGTGATTGTCCAGGATCGTCGCCCCAATCTCGTCGAAGCGCTTCGTGACGGTGGCATTGAGACTACCCGAGCTGGCCTTGATCACGTCACCGACCTCGCGCGTAATCTGCATGATACCGAAATCCATGCCCCTCTTCGCGTCCAGAATATTCTCGCCGGCCTTCAGCAGGAACACCGACAGCTGCTGCATCGTTTCGTTCATCGAGTTGAACTGATCCTTGGCCATGGTGTGGAACGCTTCCGTTGTCGTCAGCTCCTCGGTCAGTACCTTCAGTATCTCGTCGGCCGTCGCCTGGAGGGCCTCGTTGTTCTCCTTGATTCGGGTCGCCGTCTTGGTGAAGCTCTTATCGGACGCGGTCAGCACCTCCAGCCGCATATCATTGATCGCATCCAGGGCCTCGTTGACGAGCGACTTCATGAACTGCTTATCGGGGATCGTCGATAGTGTGGCCAGCTCCTGACCATCGCCGCCCTTCACCGCCTGCTTACCCTCCCGCTCGGCCAGTGCTTCACTCAATCCCGTCAACTGCTTCACCACGCGCTCCTCAAACTCCGTGTTCTGCGTCGAAATAACCGGGCTGGTGAAATAGAACTGGGACAGCTTCTCCTCTATCTTCGAGACAATCTCGTCCGCGGACGAAAGCTTCGAGTTGACCAGCTTCTCCGTCTCCTTCAGCAACTGCCGGTTGACATCCTGCAACGAGAGCCACGAAGCATCATTTGTACCGCGGTTCCGAAAGCCAAACCGAACACGATCTTCCGCGGTCTTACGTCACGTACCTCAGCGGCATCACGATCGCTCTTCAGCTCGGCCAGCTCGCGACGTAGCTCGCGAACGGTAGCCGTTACCTCATCCAGCTTGCTGCCTACACTTTCCTCATCCTCTTCACGGTTACCGGTACCCGGTTCACGGGCCTCCAGCATCTGCGCATTCTTGGTTAACCACTGCAGAATACCTTCCAGGCTATCGCTTACCTCACGCTGTTGCTGATTGAACTTGTCAAGCTGCTCACCGTGCTGCAAtggatcgcaaaaaaaagttttaGCAATCGGTTTAGCGCGCGATCGTACGCGATCGAGTCCGGAATGCACCTGCAGCAGCGTTGTTTCGATCTGGCCGGTCCGGCTTTCCAGACGACCGACAAGTGCCGGTAACGCATCCAACGCTCGCAGGGTCTTCTGCACCACGATCTGGCTCTTCTTCATCTGCTCGGCATGGGCACGTTCGCGCTGCTCGTGACGCTCCAGCTTGTTGTCCAGCGTGTTGTACGAGTGGACCAGCGACAGGATTGCATCGCGGATCTCTTGATTGCTAAAAGAACAGAAGGGAAAGAGatcttgtttctgtttctgtgaATTGTGTTTTGCGATTAACGTTTTCCCAGCTGCAAACATTATTCTTAGGCAACTTTTGACCCAGATAATTTCATTCGTGGGTTGCATTGCGAATCGAATTCGGTCTGAAGAGGCCGCTTTTCATGCCATGTATATACCTTGATCTAATCCAAGTTTTTTTTAGAAGCACAAGGTgtaggaaaaatgaaaaagtatGAACCTATCATTTAATTCAATAGGATTCTCTTCATCAAGGATTCATTGCGAAATGCATTATGAAAGCCGAGAGTAGTCAACTAATTGATGCTGAAAGGCGACGAATCGACGTGTAGAATATAATTTAGACGCTTATTTAGTGATTTATCCAGATTTTCAGTCAAGTCGTAGCCAGATGTTTGCTCTAGCACGGTTAAACTTTGAAGAGGTATTTATTCCCTTTGCTATTTAACATTTCTAGCATCGCTCGCATCTTGTTTGTCGGTTAGGTAAATTTCGCTTCATTGCTTGTGAAAATGTTGTCCATACAAGTACCAGTAAAAATGTGATAATTAGACTCTCTTGCCTATTGCTATTAAAGAAGCAATTCTCAAATGATTTGCGTTACTCCATTTGACTTTAATTAAAGCAATGAGATAGAGCAGGATCTATCATCCAACAACTCTAGTAATCCGTTGTCTGCATAATGTTCACTAATCGTCATGAACACTAAAATCATCTTGTCGAAATCCGCCATGCAAACGTTTTGATattgatggaaaaaaaattgtGTGCGCCCAATGCAATGAGCCAAAGATGCAGAGATTCAAATCCGGAGTTGATCAATAAAACAACCCGAAATCAGTGGCACTTCTCGTTGGAACCTTCGAATCTTAGTGTACATACATCCGATATATGAATGAAATAGTTCATGTTCATCATCCAAGCAAGACATTGAACGGAGAACAGTATCCTTTACGCTATTTCCTCATTCGGCGCACCATTTTACAATTCCAGACAGATCGGTACCGTACCAACAAATCGACCGAGCATCCGGTGGCATTACGCCAACGCCATCAACCATTTCCCATCTTCAATCACAGACCGCGCAGAGCGGCGCGGCACTGCCTAGGTTTCTGCTTTCAATTGTTCCGCAGaaataaaacccaaaaatAAGCTTCCTGTTTACACAATGGAGTGCATTCTCTCCGTCTTTATCCCTCTGGCCTTGTTTCCCGTTTACAAGATCAAGTAACAAAGAAGATCGGGTGCATGCATCTGCCATGTGCAGTTCCGCACTCGTGGCATGATACGGTCGTTgcgtttaaataaaacatcttCCCTGGATTGATGGATGGACCGGACCGATCGTAAAATGGTTGCCATTTTAGCACAACATTTTCTGCAACCGCTGGACGAATCAACAAAACCCGTAGTGCACAAGGAATGAAGCGCAAACTGTTACGACTGGCTGCATCAACTGCTCCGGAATCGTCGGCTCCGGAGCAGAGTCCGTAAATCTGCCCAACGATGATGGTAAACAATCGATCTCTCCTGTGTTTATGCCTTGAGGGCATATTGTAGCACTCATTGCCACTGACAttcggacgaacggacggctGAAGATGAATTtcgttggtttcgttggtGGCCGAGTCTTCTCTTCAACGAAGCGATACGCGAGTTCAACGAGCCAACAAGCCAGCTCCAATTATGATCAATTATAACCACCCAGCAACTGGCCCCCACGCCCAATGTCAATGTTCGATCCCGCCCAAAGACCCCTCTCGACCTTCgtatctcttcttcttcttcttcttctttttcttcagcCGGCAACAAGGAGTTTCGGGTTCATTGCCACAATGCGGGCCCGGTACT
The sequence above is a segment of the Anopheles darlingi chromosome 2, idAnoDarlMG_H_01, whole genome shotgun sequence genome. Coding sequences within it:
- the LOC125948698 gene encoding uncharacterized protein LOC125948698 produces the protein MTTQYCWLLLLLALSAISFRESVAHPATEVTNQEIRDAILSLVHSYNTLDNKLERHEQRERAHAEQMKKSQIVVQKTLRALDALPALVGRLESRTGQIETTLLQHGEQLDKFNQQQREVSDSLEGILQWLTKNAQMLEAREPGTGNREEDEESVGSKLDEVTATVRELRRELAELKSDRDAAEDVNRQLLKETEKLVNSKLSSADEIVSKIEEKLSQFYFTSPVISTQNTEFEERVVKQLTGLSEALAEREGKQAVKGGDGQELATLSTIPDKQFMKSLVNEALDAINDMRLEVLTASDKSFTKTATRIKENNEALQATADEILKVLTEELTTTEAFHTMAKDQFNSMNETMQQLSVFLLKAGENILDAKRGMDFGIMQITREVGDVIKASSGSLNATVTKRFDEIGATILDNHNGALTNLSSKIETEISQVWRQIGIMYQEISSSKQALDRLQEQTETYVNGTLNTMDSMEGKVSLITNRMTEVDSNLNYLLGRLSMVTQEFNQIKIGLGKALDEIKGSFTEVSNRVKGPGPHRISSDEVVDDLEPVK